One window of the Salvelinus fontinalis isolate EN_2023a chromosome 2, ASM2944872v1, whole genome shotgun sequence genome contains the following:
- the LOC129819751 gene encoding protein phosphatase 1 regulatory subunit 14A-like, with protein MTFSLQPTQCFKLPFAWEPFRPDMAADRVGRMRADEVHSSDLETCREHGVNLQKRQARVTVKYNRKELQRRLDVEKWIDDCLDELYLSKEDDMPDEVNIDHLLDLASDEERVKKLKEILQTCSNNTEAFIRELLVKLEGLHKQEELATEGIEHPSHYNHAQHRHEPYHFNRPNWPRTHTHQTP; from the exons ATGACGTTCTCGCTTCAACCCACACAGTGTTTCAAGCTCCCATTTGCTTGGGAACCATTCAGACCAGACATGGCAGCCGACAGGGTCGGACGGATGCGAGCAGATGAAGTCCACTCATCAGATTTGGAAACGTGTCGAGAACACGGAGTCAACCTTCAGAAGAGACAAGCTCGAGTGACTGTGAAATACAACAGAAAAGAGCTACAGAGACGACTAGACGTGGAGAAATGGATCGATGACTGCTTGGATGAGCTGTACTTGAGCAAA GAGGATGACATGCCAGATGAGGTAAACATTGATCATCTGTTAGACCTGGCTAGCGATGAGGAGCGAGTGAAAAAGTTAAAG GAGATCCTTCAGACATGCAGCAACAACACAGAG GCCTTCATCCGAGAGCTGTTGGTCAAGCTGGAGGGCCTTCACAAGCAGGAGGAGCTGGCTACCGAGGGCATCGAACACCCCTCCCACTACAACCACGCCCAGCACCGCCATGAGCCCTACCACTTTAACAGACCCAACTGGCCCCGAACCCACACCCACCAGACCCCCTGA